Proteins encoded in a region of the Phaenicophaeus curvirostris isolate KB17595 chromosome 1, BPBGC_Pcur_1.0, whole genome shotgun sequence genome:
- the LOC138716793 gene encoding regucalcin-like, whose protein sequence is MSSSIKIESVVKEKNRMGECPVWEERESALVYVDINSQKVCRWSPLTNKVQSVSVDARVGSVALRQCGGYVIALGTRFAFLDWDTQAVTTILEVEQDKPNNRFNDGKVDPKGRFFAGTMAEEVAPGVRARGQGALYTLFPDRSVIRQLDQVDISNGLDWSLDHRTFFYIDSLAYAVHAFSYDAHTGKIACPRLLYHLEKEEQMPDGMCIDAEGKLWVACIDGGRVIRIDPETGKRIQTVRLPTPRITSCCFGGKDYSEMYVTSAYDGLDETTLAREPHAGEIFKITGLGVKGIPQNFYAA, encoded by the exons ATGTCCTCCTCCATCAAAATTGAATCTGttgtgaaggagaagaacaggATGGGAGAGTGCCCAGTCTGGGAAGAAAGGGAGAGTGCACTTGTCTATGTAGACATTAACTCTCAGAAAGTTTGCCGCTGGAGCCCGCTCACCAACAAGGTGCAGAGCGTGTCTGTAG ATGCCCGTGTTGGCTCAGTGGCGTTGCGGCAGTGTGGGGGCTACGTCATCGCTCTGGGGACCAGGTTTGCCTTTCTGGACTGGGACACACAGGCAGTCACCACCATCCTCGAGGTTGAGCAGGATAAACCCAACAACAGGTTCAATGATGGGAAAGTGGATCCAAAGGGGAGGTTTTTTGCTG GTACGATGGCTGAAGAGGTAGCACCAGGGGTCCGAGCAAGAGGGCAGGGCGCTCTCTATACCCTTTTCCCTGACCGTTCAGTAATAAGACAGTTAGACCAAGTGGACATCTCCAATGGACTGGATTGGTCCCTGGACCACAGGACCTTCTTTTACATTGACAGTCTGGCATACGCTGTGCATGCCTTCAGCTATGATGCACACACTGGAAAGATCG CGTGCCCCCGACTTTTGTACCATCTAGAAAAGGAGGAGCAAATGCCGGACGGGATGTGCATTGATGCAGAAGGGAAGCTTTGGGTGGCCTGTATTGATGGTGGGAGGGTCATTCGTATAGACCCAGAGACAG GAAAAAGAATCCAAACTGTGAGGCTGCCTACTCCGAGGATTACCTCTTGCTGCTTTGGCGGAAAAGACTACTCAGAAATGTATGTGACTTCTGCATACGATGGACTAGATGAGACCACCTTAGCCAGGGAACCTCACGCAGGAGAGATTTTCAAG atcaCTGGTCTGGGTGTGAAAGGGATCCCACAGAATTTCTATGCTGCTTGA